The nucleotide window TCCGCCATCTCCGCCTGCCAGCGCGTGTTGACCTCGGTCTCGGCCATCGCGGCCTGTGCGGCGGCGAGGTCGTCGGCCTCGACGTAACCGATCAGGAGGCCGTCCTCGCGCAGGAAGAGCGAGTAGTTGCGCCAGCCGGTGTCGCGCAGGGCCTGCTGCATCTCGGGCCAGACGGCGCGGTGGCGCTCGGCGTACTCGGCCCTCCGGTCGGGTTTGACCTGCAGGCAGAAGCAGTATCGGGGCACAGTCCATCCTTGGTGGGACCCGGCCGGGCCGCCCGTCGCGACCCGGCCGGGAGTATCAGAAGTTGAACTTGTCGATGTTGTTCGCGTCGAACGTCGTCGGCGGGCCGAGGACGATCTCGCCGCTCTCGCCGATCGTGTACTCGCCGAGCTTGCCCGCCTTGAACTTCTCACCCTGCTTGCCGGTGATCTGGCCGGACTTGAGGGCGACACCCGCGTAGGCGGCGAGGTAGCCGATGTCGGCCGGGTTCCACAGCGCGAACTGCTTGACCGTGCCGTCCTTGACGAAGGCGCGCATCTGGTTCGGCGTGCCCAGCCCGGTCACCGCGACCTTGCCCTTGTAGCTCGACGTGCTGACGTACCGCGCGGCGGCCGCGATGCCGACCGTGGTCGGCGAGACGATCACCTTGAGGTTCGGGAACGACTGCAGCAGGCCCTGGGCCTCCTGGAACGACTTCTGGTCGTCGTCGTTGCCGTAGGCGATCTTGTCCAGCTTGATGTTCGCGTACTCCGGCTTGGCCAGCTCCTTCTTCAGGACCTCGATCCAGGCGTTCTGGTTGGTGGCGTTCGGCGTCGCGGACAGCACCGCGATCTCGCCCGACCCACCGGTCAGGTCCTTGGCCTGCTTGGCCAGCGCCTCGCCGATGCCCTGGGTGGTGGCCTGGTTGATGAAGACGTCGCGGCAGTCCTTCGCCGCGTCGGAGTCGAACGCGACGACCTTGATGCCGGCACTGCGGGCCTGGTTGAGCGACGGGCAGACGGCGTTCGGGTCGTTCGCGGCGATGCCGATGACGTCCTGCTGCTGCTGGATGAGCGTGTTGATGTAGCTGACCTGCGACGACGCGCTGGCGTCGTTCGGCCCGACCAGCTTGTACTCGCCCTTCAGCTCACCGAGGGCCTCCTTGCCGCCGGAGACCTCGATGTCGCTGTAGGGGTTGTTCAGCTGCTTGGGCAGGAACGCCATCTTGACGCCCTCCTTCGCCGCGGCGTTCGGGTCCGCCGCCGCGGTGGACTGCTGGCCGCCGGAACCGGCGTTGTCGTTCTTGGTCGTGCCGCTGCACGCGGCCAGGACCAGCACCAGCCCGGCCGACACTGCACCGGTGAGGAACCGTCGGGACATCTTCGTCACCTTTCCGGGGTTATCGCTTGCTGCCGACGGCGTCGCACTGCCGTGCGGGCCGAAGTCACGATGTTGGGGAGCAGGACCGACACGATCAGGAGCACACCGGTCACGATGTTGAGCGCTTCGTTCGAGACGTCCTGCAGGCGCAGGGCGTTCTGCAGCGAGGCCAGCAGGACCACCCCGGCGAGCACGCCGGGCAGGGTGCCCTTGCCGCCGAAGATGGACACCCCGCCGAGCAGCACGGCGGCGACGACGGCCAGTTCGAGGCCGAAGCCGTTGTCGGCGCGGGCACTGGAGTACCGCAGCGTCCACAGGACCCCGGCGAGACCGGCGACCGCGCCGGCCACGACGTACAGCCAGAACTTGAGCCGCCCGGTGCGGATGCCGGCGAACCGGGCCGCCTGCTCCCCCGCACCCGCCGCGAAGACACCGCGGCCGACCGGGGTCGCGTGCAGCACGACGCCGAAGATCAGGGCGACGACGACCAGCGGGATCAGCACGTTCGGGATCGGGCCGTCGCCGATGGTCCCGGTGACCCAGGTCGTGTAGTCGCGCGGGAAGTCGGCGACCGCGCCGTCGCCGAGCACGACGAACGCCAGCCCGCGGTAGAGAGCCAGGGTGCCGATCGTGACGGCGAGGGACGGCAGCTTCAGCACGGTGACGAAGAAGCCGTTCAACGCGCCGAGGACCGCGCCGAGCACGATGCAGAGCGGGATGATCGTCTCGATCGTCAGGCCCGCGTCCCACAGCGAGCCCATCACCGCCGACGTCAGGCCGAGCGTGCTCGCCACCGAGAGGTCGATCTCGCCGGTGACGATGATGAACGTCATCGGCAGCGCGACCAGCGCGATCGGGAGCAGGTCGAGCAGCAGGAAGGTGAAGTTGCGGCTGGTGCCGAAGTTCTCGACGGCGCCGGAGGCGACGATCAGGACGATGACCGTCACGAGCACGACGGCGGCGTCCCAGCTGAGCAGCCTGCCGAGCCGGTTTCCCTGGTCAGACATGGGAATCCCTCTTCTTCAGTGCCTTCGCGACCCGGACGGCGACGAGCCGGTCGGCGCCGATGGCGAGCAGGATGAGCGCCCCGACGATCGCCTGCTGCCAGAACTGGTTGATGTCGAGCACGGCCAGGGCGCTGCCGATGACGGTCAGCAGCAGCGCACCGAGGCCCGCGCCCCAGACCGAGCCGCTGCCGCCGAACACGGCGACCCCGCCGACGACGGCCGCGGCGACGACGTTGAGCTCGTAGCCGGTGCCGGCGGCCGCGTCCACGGTGCCGAACCGGGCCGCGAACAGCACCCCGGCCAGGCCGGCGAGCGCCCCGCTGACCAGGAACGCCGCGCTGGTGTTGCGGCCGACCTTGATGCCGGCCAGCTTCGCCGCCTGCGGGCTCGACCCCATCGCGTACAGCTCGCGGCCGGCGCGGTAGCTCCGCAGCACGATCCCGGCGACGACCAGCACCAGCACCGCGATGAGGACCAGCCACGGCACGCCGAGCAGCGACGCCGTGCCGAAGTCCAGGAAGGACGCCGGCAGCTTGTCGGCGTTGATCTGCCGGCCGCCGGCCCAGAAGTAGCTGACACCGCGGTAGGCGTAGAGCGTGCCCAGGGTGACGACCAGCGCGGGCACCTGGCCGAAGCGCACCAGCGCCCCGTTGAGCAGCCCGCACACGGCGCCGACGGCGAGCCCCACCAGGATGGCGACGATCACCGGCAGGCCGGGGTTGTCCTTCATCAATGAGCCGACGGCGAACGCCGACAGGCCGAGCACCGAGCCGACCGAGAGGTCGATGTTGCGGGTGATCATCACGATCGCCTGCCCGACGGCGAGCACCGCCAGGATGGCCGTGCCGAGCAGGATGTCGCGGATGCTCTGGCCCGAGAGGAACCGCGAGTTCTGCGTCGCGGTGAACGCGACCAGCACGACCAGGGCTCCCGCGATGCCGGATTCACGGGCCTTCAGCACGTTCGCGGTCCACGACCGTCGCGAGTGGACGGTGGGTTCCCCGGTCACGCGGGCCTCCTCGGTGACGGTCATGCGGCGGCCCCCTGTCCCATCGCGGCGAACATGACCGAGTCTTCGGTCGCTTCGGCGCGCGGGAGCTCGGCCACGATCCGGCCCTCCCGCATCACCAGCACGCGGTCGGCCATGCCGAGCACCTCCGGCAGTTCGGACGACACCATGACGATCGCGACGCCTTCGGCCGCCAGTGACGACATCAGCCGGTGGACCTCGGCCTTGGTGCCGACGTCGATGCCGCGCGTCGGCTCGTCCACGATCAGCACCTTCGGCGCCATCGCCAGCCACTTGGCCAGCACGACCTTCTGCTGGTTCCCGCCCGAGAGCGTGCCGACGGGGTCGCCGAGCCTGCCGTACTTGGTGCGCAGCCGTTCGGTCCAGCGCCGGGCCTCCTGGCGTTCGCTCGCGCCGGTCAGGAAACCGAGTTTGGCGAGGGCGCGCGAGCGCGGCAGCGTCACGTTCCGCTCGATCGAGAGGTCCATGATCAGGCCCTGCTGACGCCGGTCCTCGGGCACCAGGGCCATCCCGGCGGCCATCGCGGCGCGTGAGGAGTGCGGCTTGAGCTTCTTGCCGCTCACCTTCACCACACCCGCGTCCCGCTCGTCGACGCCGAAGACCGCCTGGACGACCTCGGAACGACCCGAGCCGACGAGCCCGGCGAACGCGACGATTTCGCCGGCGCGCACGGAGAAGGAGACGTCGCGGAAGACGCCCTCGCGGGCCAGGCCTTCGACCTCCAGGACGACCGCGCCGGGTTCGACGTCCTGCTTGGGGAACAGCGCGTCGAGGTCGCGGCCGACCATGCGCTTGACCATCTCCTCGACGGTGACGTCTTCGAGGGCGTCGGTGGAGACGTGCCTGCCGTCGCGCATGATCGTCACGCGCTGGCAGAGCTCGGTGATCTCCTCGAAGCGGTGGGAGATGAACATGATCGCCGCGCCTTCCTGGCGCAGCGTCCGGGCGACGCTGAAGAGCCGCTCGACCTCGACCTGGGTCAGCGCGGCGGTCGGCTCGTCCATCACCAGCACGCGCGCGTCGGCGCTGAGCGCCTTGGCGATCTCGACGATCTGCTGGTCGGCAATGGACAGTCCGCGCGCCGGGCGGGCCGGGTCGATCCGGACGCCGAGCCGGGCGAAGAGGCGCTCGGCCTCGGCGCGGATCGCCGCCCGGTCGATCCGGCCGAGGCTCTTGCGCGGGTGGCGGCCC belongs to Amycolatopsis tolypomycina and includes:
- a CDS encoding L-rhamnose mutarotase, whose protein sequence is MPRYCFCLQVKPDRRAEYAERHRAVWPEMQQALRDTGWRNYSLFLREDGLLIGYVEADDLAAAQAAMAETEVNTRWQAEMAEFFTGLDGGPPDEGFQLLAEVFHLDPTPVAEGQ
- the rhaS gene encoding rhamnose ABC transporter substrate-binding protein, whose translation is MSRRFLTGAVSAGLVLVLAACSGTTKNDNAGSGGQQSTAAADPNAAAKEGVKMAFLPKQLNNPYSDIEVSGGKEALGELKGEYKLVGPNDASASSQVSYINTLIQQQQDVIGIAANDPNAVCPSLNQARSAGIKVVAFDSDAAKDCRDVFINQATTQGIGEALAKQAKDLTGGSGEIAVLSATPNATNQNAWIEVLKKELAKPEYANIKLDKIAYGNDDDQKSFQEAQGLLQSFPNLKVIVSPTTVGIAAAARYVSTSSYKGKVAVTGLGTPNQMRAFVKDGTVKQFALWNPADIGYLAAYAGVALKSGQITGKQGEKFKAGKLGEYTIGESGEIVLGPPTTFDANNIDKFNF
- a CDS encoding ABC transporter permease yields the protein MSDQGNRLGRLLSWDAAVVLVTVIVLIVASGAVENFGTSRNFTFLLLDLLPIALVALPMTFIIVTGEIDLSVASTLGLTSAVMGSLWDAGLTIETIIPLCIVLGAVLGALNGFFVTVLKLPSLAVTIGTLALYRGLAFVVLGDGAVADFPRDYTTWVTGTIGDGPIPNVLIPLVVVALIFGVVLHATPVGRGVFAAGAGEQAARFAGIRTGRLKFWLYVVAGAVAGLAGVLWTLRYSSARADNGFGLELAVVAAVLLGGVSIFGGKGTLPGVLAGVVLLASLQNALRLQDVSNEALNIVTGVLLIVSVLLPNIVTSARTAVRRRRQQAITPER
- a CDS encoding ABC transporter permease, whose product is MTVTEEARVTGEPTVHSRRSWTANVLKARESGIAGALVVLVAFTATQNSRFLSGQSIRDILLGTAILAVLAVGQAIVMITRNIDLSVGSVLGLSAFAVGSLMKDNPGLPVIVAILVGLAVGAVCGLLNGALVRFGQVPALVVTLGTLYAYRGVSYFWAGGRQINADKLPASFLDFGTASLLGVPWLVLIAVLVLVVAGIVLRSYRAGRELYAMGSSPQAAKLAGIKVGRNTSAAFLVSGALAGLAGVLFAARFGTVDAAAGTGYELNVVAAAVVGGVAVFGGSGSVWGAGLGALLLTVIGSALAVLDINQFWQQAIVGALILLAIGADRLVAVRVAKALKKRDSHV
- a CDS encoding sugar ABC transporter ATP-binding protein: MTRQDPGRAPLLEVRGVTKSFGAVAAVAGVSFGLDAGEAHALVGENGAGKSTIVKMLAGVHKPDDGTLLLDGEPVEFGSPADAKAAGIAVIYQEPTLFPDLSVAENIVMGRHPRKSLGRIDRAAIRAEAERLFARLGVRIDPARPARGLSIADQQIVEIAKALSADARVLVMDEPTAALTQVEVERLFSVARTLRQEGAAIMFISHRFEEITELCQRVTIMRDGRHVSTDALEDVTVEEMVKRMVGRDLDALFPKQDVEPGAVVLEVEGLAREGVFRDVSFSVRAGEIVAFAGLVGSGRSEVVQAVFGVDERDAGVVKVSGKKLKPHSSRAAMAAGMALVPEDRRQQGLIMDLSIERNVTLPRSRALAKLGFLTGASERQEARRWTERLRTKYGRLGDPVGTLSGGNQQKVVLAKWLAMAPKVLIVDEPTRGIDVGTKAEVHRLMSSLAAEGVAIVMVSSELPEVLGMADRVLVMREGRIVAELPRAEATEDSVMFAAMGQGAAA